From the Aspergillus puulaauensis MK2 DNA, chromosome 1, nearly complete sequence genome, the window TTGTTCCTGAGCCATAGGGCAGGGAGGGACTAGCGCTATCATTTGAatgatggaggaagagggactGCCCTGGAATTCGGGAATCCAACAGATGCGTTGCGTCAGAAGACCCAGCTGGCCGCGATAATGCGAGTGACCAGTCAgagtggaggggttggttgAACCGCATGTGATTCCCCGTGCTCCCCCCAACAAACACCCCACTCCCAATTCCAATCAGGCGTCAGTTGTTGAATCGGAGGGCGGCCAGACCATTACAAATTCAGATGTGGTGTTTGTGGAATATCTACTGTTATCCAAGGTTCCCTTGTAGCAATAAACACGTGTTACTCCATGTTCGCGTTGTTTTGGTTGCAACTATATATGTACACTGATAGGTAAGGTTTACTGTGTAGATCACAACATGGCTTTGCCGTCACCAGGATACTGAACCTTCCTGATTTTATCCCGGGTGCATTCCGCCACAGTACAGATCCCTGCTAATGACATACTCTGCCACAGATCGGCTTGAAGGCTCTTGAGTACGGCTTTGGCGCCACCCTTCCCATCAATAGACAAGCCGTAAATCGCCGGTCTACCAACTAGAACGCCCCTCGCCCCTAGAGACAGAGCTTTGATGATATCGGCACCTGTTCGGATTCCAGAATCAAACAGCACAGTCAATTTATCGCCAACCGCATCGACGATTTCCGGAAGGACCTCCAAGGAGCCAATAGCCCCATCGACTTGTCGGCCTGCACCTGGTTAGCCCATAACCGAGATGGTGGcaaataatattaaaatagaagtATTGAGAGCCGAATGACATACCTCCATGGTTGGAAACGACGATTCCGTCGCAGCCAGCGTCGAGCGCAAGTTTCGCGTCATCCACATGCTGGATGCCCTTGAGGACAATAGGTCCATCCCAGTTTTTGCGCAAAAAGGAGATCTGGTCCCAGGTGTGAGGCCCACTGGACAGAACATTACCGATCCACGCTCTGGATGCTCCGACGATATCATCCTCAACTTTTGACCCAGTCTCTTTCTCAAATTTAGCCCGGAATACTGGGTCTGAGAAGCCGACTTGGTTTCCAACGCCACGGATGAAAGGGATGTAGGCGTTATCCAAGTCTGCCGGTCTCCAAGCCAGAGACCAAGTATCTAACGTAACAACGAGGACGGAGAatccattttcttttgcaCGCTTCAGCAAAGAAAGAGTGATTTCATCATCATTAGGCCAGTACAATTGAAACCACCTTTTACCGTCCCCATTCGCCGTCGCGACTTCTTCAATGGAGCTGGTACTTGCAGTACTGAGAGTATAAGGTACTCCTACCTCTGCACATGCTTCGGCTAGGCCTGTCTCCCTGTCTGAATGGAATAGGCCTTGGACACCTATCGGTGCCATGATAAGAGGGGTCGGGTAATTTTGCCCAAAGATGTTCACTGCAAGATCTTGCTTATCCATCTAGACGGgatattaattctagaattatTCAAGAGCATGGAAGGGGACATGTACTAACCTTCCTCAGCATCTTGGGTACTCTACATACCGCCGGGATGACATCAGTACAGGactataatagtatatatgCCAAAAGGCCGGGCAACCCTACAGCTTCCACTGGCGTAACGCCAGACGATTACTGTCCATAGTGGCCTtctcaccagcaccacctgCAACATAATTATAAGAGCGCTCGCTCAGTACCTTTCGCGCCTGCTCCTCGAGTAAGCGAGGGTCGGTGGTGACATTCGGCTTCAGACCCAGCAAGGCGCCTTGGCCATAGATCTCGGTCTGGTAGTCACCGTAGTTTTCCGGCATTGTGAGGATGTTACAGGGAATAAACAAGCTTAAAATGGCAAAGTAAACAATAAGAGGAGAGAGTACTTGATGATACTGGCACTGGTTGCTGTGAGGGTTTCTCCACCTTGTGGTGACACGTGAGAGCGATTAACCTTGGTAATTACTGAGCTTATCGGGGATGCCCCTGCCGAGGAACCTTCAACGAACCTTCCACTGGCGCTCACGCGGGGAATTCATGGATGATTTTCCTTAGGACTTTCCATTTTGTATACAGGATAAGTAACATTTTGGACATCCAGACTCTGCTAGAATTTGAATTCCGATGAGGCTCCAAGGACCCAGTTTCAGTTGTTCTTTTAAACAAGGCAAAGAAGGTGACCCCCCATGTGACAAACCTCCTATAAACGGATGTTTCCCATTCTATGTCTGGAACTCCGACCGGATTTTATATCgtgggtgaagatgaaggggacCAGAACTGCAATAAATGTTTCGGCAGTTGACATGCGGTGGCGATTATCCGGTGAACTCATGCACAATGCACAATGCACATCATCTAGGTAAGGGATGCGCTGTACCCAATTAAGCAGGATATCTGAACCTCAACGAAGAATTTGACGTCAGAAAGAAGCACTGAAATGCAGCCCTTGTTGATAATCAAACACGTAAGGTGTAAGGGCGTAAGACATAAGGACATAGTGTAACTCTGCAAGACTCAAGAGTGGAAGCCAGCAGCGGAAGGGAAGGGATTCCGGGGCACAACCGTGGAAACAAAGGGGTCCGGTGCTCCCACTTTTCGTGCTCCCACTCTTCTGAGATTTCCGCTGATAAAACCGTTGATAACTCTGATAAGCTCCCGGTCTGCAGTCTTGGCTTTTCCTATAACTTTCTCactctttttcctttttcttcctaTTTGACGCTTTCAACCCATTGATATGAATTTTCGATAGCCTGCTCTTGGTATCGCGTGACAGATTTCTGTGCTTCCTACGGTTTCAACTATTAGTGAGCTGGCGCACCATGGATACTCTCTTCTGAGACCGACAGATTTTGAATCTTATCTGACTCCCCGCGCTCCGAGACCGGCCGCGTCTCCGGTTAATTATTTGCTCGAAATACTGCGACAAACGACGATATACACCTATTACAGAGGGGGAACAGCATAGCGCTGGACAGGACCAGAAGCTCTGAAGACTGCAAAATGGATTCCGAGCAACAAAAGCttggggagaaggaagcacGGGTGCCGGAGATGGATTTGAGCCCTGATTTCCCGTCgatcgacgaggaagccgaaAAGAAACTCATCAGAAAAATGGATATGTACATTCTTCCCTTTGTGGTCCTTCTCTATCTCTTCAGCTTTCTAGACAGAGGTATGCTACCCGGCTACTTGGTACAACAACTGCTGACATGCGACGCCAAGTCAACATCGGAAATGCTCGGTTATatgggctggaggaggatctGGGTTTGGTTGGTGATCAGTATCAAATTGCAGTGTCGATATTTTTCGTCACCTACTGCGTATGTATTAAATCTAACCGTCATACACTGGCATGATATCTAACTATTAATTGCCTGCAGTTATTTGAGGTACCGTCGAATCTCGTCATAAAGAAGCTTACCCCGTCACGCTATATTGCATCTATATCGGTTATCTGGGGCATCATAGCAACACTTACTGGTATCACTCAAAACTACGGCGGCCTTATTGCTTGCCGTCTGCTTCTCGGTAAATGGCCAAATCTATAATGCGCAGACTAAGCTGGTTATTAACCATCTGCAGGAGTCGTTGAAGCCGGTCTTTTCCCCGGCCTCGTCACGTACTTAACTACCTTCTACAGCCAGCGTGAAATTGCACTGCGAACGGGTTACCTTTTTAGCAGTGCAGCCCTGGCCGGCGCGTGTGGAGGTCTTCTCGCATATGGCATTGGCTTTATGGACGGGATTAGTGGGCTCAAGGGCTGGAGGTGGATCATGATCATCGAAGGAATCCCTACTGTTCTTATCGGCGTCGCAACTTGGTTCTTCCTCGCGGACGATCCCGAGACGGCTTACTACCTCAACGCAGAGGAAAGGGCTTTG encodes:
- a CDS encoding lactate 2-monooxygenase (COG:C;~EggNog:ENOG410PG98;~InterPro:IPR012133,IPR037396,IPR037350,IPR008259, IPR013785,IPR000262;~PFAM:PF01070;~go_function: GO:0003824 - catalytic activity [Evidence IEA];~go_function: GO:0010181 - FMN binding [Evidence IEA];~go_function: GO:0016491 - oxidoreductase activity [Evidence IEA];~go_process: GO:0055114 - oxidation-reduction process [Evidence IEA]); amino-acid sequence: MPENYGDYQTEIYGQGALLGLKPNVTTDPRLLEEQARKVLSERSYNYVAGGAGEKATMDSNRLALRQWKLVPKMLRKMDKQDLAVNIFGQNYPTPLIMAPIGVQGLFHSDRETGLAEACAEVGVPYTLSTASTSSIEEVATANGDGKRWFQLYWPNDDEITLSLLKRAKENGFSVLVVTLDTWSLAWRPADLDNAYIPFIRGVGNQVGFSDPVFRAKFEKETGSKVEDDIVGASRAWIGNVLSSGPHTWDQISFLRKNWDGPIVLKGIQHVDDAKLALDAGCDGIVVSNHGGRQVDGAIGSLEVLPEIVDAVGDKLTVLFDSGIRTGADIIKALSLGARGVLVGRPAIYGLSIDGKGGAKAVLKSLQADLWQSMSLAGICTVAECTRDKIRKVQYPGDGKAML